Proteins encoded by one window of Panicum virgatum strain AP13 chromosome 7N, P.virgatum_v5, whole genome shotgun sequence:
- the LOC120683206 gene encoding two-component response regulator ORR6-like — protein MAAAAPCLAPVPSPSQSPATSPTAASPKAGDRKVVPLTAADEVELEEKHVLAVDDSSVDRAVIAKILRSSKYRVTTVDSATRALELLALGLLPDVNMIITDYWMPGMTGYELLKHVKESSKLKEIPVVIMSSENVPNRISRCLEEGAEDFLLKPVRPSDVSRLCSRIR, from the exons atggccgccgccgctccatgtCTGGCGCCGGTGCCGTCCCCGTCCCAGTCCCCTGCCACGTCGCCGACGGCCGCGTCGCCCAAGGCCGGCGACAGGAAGGTGGTGCCGCTGACGGCGGCCGACGAGGTGGAGCTGGAGGAGAAGCACGTGCTGGCGGTCGACGACAGCTCCGTCGACCGGGCCGTCATCGCCAAGATACTACGCAGCTCCAAGTACAGAG TGACCACGGTCGATTCGGCGACGAGGGCGCTGGAGCTGCTTGCACTGGGCCTGCTGCCGGACGTGAACATGATCATCACGGACTACTGGATGCCCGGCATGACCGGGTACGAGCTCCTCAAGCACGTCAAGGAGTCGTCCAAGCTCAAGGAGATCCCGGTGGTGATCATGTCGTCGGAGAACGTGCCCAACCGGATCAGCCGGTGCCTGGAGGAGGGCGCCGAGGACTTCCTCCTCAAGCCCGTCCGCCCCTCCGACGTCTCCCGGCTCTGCAGCCGGATCCGATGA